A region of the Fusobacteria bacterium ZRK30 genome:
GATATAAAAGTAATGTGACACTGCATCTAGACCCTTACTAATTCTGGTATCAGGTTTATATATTAATCCCTTTTAGACTCCCTTAAAGAATAAAAAACTAGGATTTTTTAAATCCTAGTTTTTTATATCTCTTTTATCTTTTAATCTCTTAATTTTTGTTTTATGTCCTGATATTCTTCCCTTGTAATCTCACCATTAACGTACCTTTTCTTTAGTATTTCCATACAATTTTCATCCTTATTCCCTCTGAAGCTTCCTACTCTTCCAAAAGAAAATTTTCTAAATATCGATACTATTGATACAACAATCAATATCCAGAATATAAACATAAATATTCCATGGCCAAAAAACATCGAATTTCCAAAACTAAAACCTAATCCACAACTATTTATCATTACTCTCTCCTCCTATTTTTCACTCTAAAATTGTATTATAGTTATGTGAAAATTGAGTGAAGTTCTCATTTAAAATCTTTTATTTTTTTATTTCTTTTAATTTATGCATCTCTTTTTGCAGGTGGTCATTTGATCTTTCCAAAAACTTTAAGATAGTGCTTTGTTCCTCTCCAGTAAAGGCTGAATAAAAATTCATCTCTCTGTGTTTTGCTGTTTCATGAGATTTCTTATGATCTAAATAAACCTCCATTCCCTTTGAAGTTAATTTAAAATACACCTCTTTTTTATTCCCTTCCTCCTTGAAGCTGGTTATAAATTCTTTCTTTATTAATTTTCTTGTAATCTTAGTAATCCCCCCCCTGGTCATCCTCATTGTATTTGACAGTAAAGTAACATTTGGAGCTTCCAGCTTTTCAATATTATCTATACAGTGGATCTCTGACAGCGAAAGGTCCCAGTTCTTATTTTTATTTGATAGATCGTTGTATACCTCTGCCTTTTCTAAAAATTCAGATATTTTTTCAAATATAAGTTCCTCTTTCATTTTTTCCATATTCATTCCTCCTATCTATATCAAGGCTCATAAAGGTTATCCCTGTAACTTCAATCTTCCTGAAATCACCTCTTTCACTACCCTAAAACTTCTATTTCTACCGGGATAGCTGTAGCCCCTTCTTTTTGATTCCATTCTAACTTCAATTGAATTATACTAGAAACCTTATCTAAATTAGTCATATTTTCAATTACATAGGTTCCTTTAGTCTCTGTATATTCATCTATCTTTCGATGATCTCTTCCATGTTGAATTCCATGAAGATCTATCCCTATAAATTTTACTCCTCTGTCTATGAGTGAATCTACCGCTTCATCTGTCAAAAATGGTGCACCTTTTAAATTTAAATATTTCTCCGTCCCATAACCGAATTTTTCCATAAAACCAGTTCTAAAAATAACAAAATCCTCTTTTTCAACTTCAATTTTTTCTACTCTTTCATAATCTATGATATCCAAATCTCTGACATCAACAACCACTCCTCTACACAGCTTTAAAGACAGATCTAAATCAGAATAGTTATACACATCTATATGGGTCCCTATATGTCTCGCCTGATGCTCGTCCTGCTTTTCAGCCCACGCTCTAAGTTTTTCCGGCATTTCAACAGTTTTTAAATTTAATTTCATAACTCTACCTCCTTTTTGTTTACAAGGAAACAATACCACTTCTTTTGTTTCTTTGTCAACAAAAAGTTTTTGTAATAAAAAACCCTCCAAAATTGAAGGGTTCAAAACTTATTTTATTTTAATCTTTCCTGAGATTAAGTCTTTCTTTATTTGTTCTAATTTAGCTAAATTTTCCTCTCCTATTAGTTCTTTAGAAAATTCAAAGTTAGTAGTTCCCATTCCATTTTCTTTTAATCCTAAGACAACTGTTCCACCTTTAAAGTTTCCAGCTAATCCCTCTGAAGCTGCATTAAATACAGATATGTCCACTCTTTTTAAGAT
Encoded here:
- a CDS encoding SHOCT domain-containing protein, whose amino-acid sequence is MINSCGLGFSFGNSMFFGHGIFMFIFWILIVVSIVSIFRKFSFGRVGSFRGNKDENCMEILKKRYVNGEITREEYQDIKQKLRD
- a CDS encoding MarR family transcriptional regulator, encoding MEKMKEELIFEKISEFLEKAEVYNDLSNKNKNWDLSLSEIHCIDNIEKLEAPNVTLLSNTMRMTRGGITKITRKLIKKEFITSFKEEGNKKEVYFKLTSKGMEVYLDHKKSHETAKHREMNFYSAFTGEEQSTILKFLERSNDHLQKEMHKLKEIKK
- a CDS encoding cyclase family protein; this encodes MKLNLKTVEMPEKLRAWAEKQDEHQARHIGTHIDVYNYSDLDLSLKLCRGVVVDVRDLDIIDYERVEKIEVEKEDFVIFRTGFMEKFGYGTEKYLNLKGAPFLTDEAVDSLIDRGVKFIGIDLHGIQHGRDHRKIDEYTETKGTYVIENMTNLDKVSSIIQLKLEWNQKEGATAIPVEIEVLG